Proteins encoded within one genomic window of Rhododendron vialii isolate Sample 1 chromosome 1a, ASM3025357v1:
- the LOC131322747 gene encoding histidine-containing phosphotransfer protein 1-like isoform X1, with protein sequence MDLVSQMQRQFVDYKNSLFREGFLDDQFKQLLQLQDESNPGFVVEVVSLFFQDSEKLLNNLATALQQQIVDYKQVDAYVHQFKGSSSSIGALKVKNECVAFRNYCDEKNRERCEKCLEQLKREYIAVKNKLGTLFQMERHILLRGGSIPLE encoded by the exons ATGGATTTGGTCAGTCAGATGCAGAGACAGTTCGTTGACTACAAAAACTCTCTTTTCCGCGAG GGTTTCTTGGATGATCAGTTTAAACAGCTTCTGCAACTGCAAGATGAGAGCAACCCAGGTTTCGTTGTTGAAGTagtctctcttttctttcaagATTCTGAGAAGCTACTCAACAATTTGGCCACTGCTTT ACAACAACAGATTGTTGATTATAAGCAGGTTGATGCCTATGTCCACCAGTTCAAGGGTAGTAGTTCCAG CATAGGGGCACTTAAAGTAAAAAATGAGTGCGTTGCATTCAGAAACTACTGTGATGAGAAGAACCGTGAACG GTGCGAGAAATGCCTTGAGCAGTTGAAACGTGAATACATTGCGGTGAAGAACAAGCTTGGAACTCTGTTTCAG